CTCTTACAGCTTTAAAAGCATTACTTGATCGACAGGAACAGATTCAAAAACAGGGCACAAGTATCTCGACTGATATTGAAGCTGATCCGTTGGCAGTATGGAGAACCATAGCTGACATCCACTTCAGGCTGGGACAATGGCAGGACGCTGCAAATGCGTATCAAACCTGTTTGAATGATAATCTGAATTCTGAGAATGTCTTAAAACAATATTTCAAGACTTTGGAAAAATTGGAAGATTGGCCCACAGCCCTTGATGTGCTTGGCAAGTTGATCCAACTGACAGGGGAATCACCAATGTATCTAAATGCTATTGGAACCATTCTACTGAGAATGCAAGAATATGAAGCAGCCCTGCAAACCTATTTACAGCTAAACCGCCTACAGCCTGAGGTCATTGAAACGAGAAGAAAGATTGCATCACTCTACGCCAAGACCGGTAAGCTGGATGAGGCTCAGAAGTGGCTGTTATAAACTATAATAATAATTTACGGCGCTGATTGTGTATGGTTTGTTCGTGCAGAAGTGCCTTTAGCTCGTCAGCTGAATAAGGCTTGTGCAGGTATCCGGTAAATCCGATCTCTTCCAGCTTTTTCAGTGAATCCTTATCAAAGGCTGTTACTGCAACCATGGGTACATCTTTGAAGCGTTGATCTGCTTTTAATTTTTCACCCAGATCCAACCCATTTATCCCGGCTCCCAGAGCAATGTCCAGTAACATGCCTTCAACCGGTTCATTCTTGACCAATTCAAGGGCTTCTTCTCCAGTTTCAGCATCAATGACGTCTAGATCAAGCTTCTCCAGAAAATGTTTTATCAACAGGCGTGACCCTTTGTCATCCTCAACCACAAGGAGTGTTTTCTTTTTCAATGATGTCCGTTTGTTCATCTGGGATCCTTCCCGTCAGGCATGATTGGCAATACCAGCTTATTAATTGCTTCCAGCAACTCCAGACGGCGGAAAGGCTTGGTCATAAAATCGTTACAGCCTGCTTCCATGCAACGATCTCTGTCTGATGTAAATGCATGGGCGGTAAGGGCAATTATTGGTGTTGTTTTCCATTTGTCCTCGCTTCGCAGGAATCGTGCCAAATCCAGTCCATCTTCGTCCCCTGTGAGAGATAAATCCAGCAGGATCAATTCAATATCATGGGCAACCAGCTGTTCTTTAGCTTCAGCAACCGATTCGGCAAAGAAAAGTTCGAAATCTTTTTTAAGCGTGAAACCAGCCAGTTTTCGAGAGTTTGGATCATCCTCAACCACCAAAACGTTGGATCTTATCGTTTCTGGAGCAGTTGGCGGCGCAGCCACTGAACCCGTCTTAGTAGCTGTTTCCGGTTGAGTTAAGGGCACTTTTGGATTAACCATAAAATGAATTCCAAAGGTGCTGCCAACTTCTTTCTCACTTTCCAGATCGATCTTGGCTTTGAGCAGCTTGAGGTAGCGATGGGCTAAAGCAAGTCCCAAACCAACACCCTGGAACCGTTTTGTGTAACCGGCACTTTCTTGGGAAAAGGCTTTGAACATACGTTCCTGATATTCTCGTGACATACCGATGCCAGTATCTTTGATGTATACCAGTATCTCATTTTCCCTGATCTCAGTGGAGATCTTTACGTATCCAGTATTGGTATATTTTATGGCATTATCGATGAGATTCATCAGGGCTTGAGTAGCGCAATATTCGTCGGCTGCTATAATGAGTTGGCCACTGGGAATATTTACCAGGAGTTCAATATTTTTCGTTTCTGCTTTAGAGCGATATGAAGCACCTAAATCGCGTAATATTTTTGCCAGGTCAATGGTCTCAATCTTCAGGGTAAAGGTTCCTGTTTCTATCTGTGAAATATCCAGGATCTCATGCACAGTATGCCAAAGCCGTTTCCCACTGACCCGGATGATCTCAAAATATGCTTGTAGATCTTCATCAAATTTGTTTTTTACTTCCTCTTCAACCAATTCAGTGAAACCTAGAATTGAGTTAAGCGGAGTTCTGATCTCATGACTCATGTTGGCCAAGAACATGGTCTTGACCTGTTCATGCTG
This genomic interval from Candidatus Neomarinimicrobiota bacterium contains the following:
- a CDS encoding tetratricopeptide repeat protein, whose amino-acid sequence is LTALKALLDRQEQIQKQGTSISTDIEADPLAVWRTIADIHFRLGQWQDAANAYQTCLNDNLNSENVLKQYFKTLEKLEDWPTALDVLGKLIQLTGESPMYLNAIGTILLRMQEYEAALQTYLQLNRLQPEVIETRRKIASLYAKTGKLDEAQKWLL
- a CDS encoding response regulator, whose protein sequence is MNKRTSLKKKTLLVVEDDKGSRLLIKHFLEKLDLDVIDAETGEEALELVKNEPVEGMLLDIALGAGINGLDLGEKLKADQRFKDVPMVAVTAFDKDSLKKLEEIGFTGYLHKPYSADELKALLHEQTIHNQRRKLLL